A genomic stretch from Synechococcus sp. MU1643 includes:
- a CDS encoding ATP-binding protein, with amino-acid sequence MSSSSGAAIADWALPPNGKPPGEDQNLWDRITAWWAEFTLQTKLLAIATLVVSLMMTGITFFALNGIQRDAVMNDTRYARDLGLLLAGNVTELVAQGQDRELANVAEKFWRSSRSVRYIFFADPEGVVYLGIPISATPSSGDGELRLNRRLELPDELRRRPQNPLVRQHLTPQGAVTDVFVPLIRGGHYYGVLGLGVNPNETALASAALTREVTVAVFISIWVLVILGAVFNALTITRPVKELLRGVRSVASGNFGARVDLPVGGELGELLTGFNAMASQLEAYDEANIEELTAAQVKQQSLIATMADGAMLLDADGRIVLANPTARRLFRWEGRSLESKELVGELPELLAIELHSPLDALLGGGSDSEDLRCSVGEPARTLRIVLQAVRDASGETLKGIAVTIQDLTREVELNAAQSRFISNVSHELRTPLFNIKSYVETLHDLGDQLSPDEQKEFLGVANDETDRLTRLVNDVLDLSRLESGRTLQFEPISMRPAMEQTLRTYRLNAEDRQVELVLDAPEDLPEVLGNWDLLLQVLDNLIGNALKFSRPGGPLALRAYPWPDTCSVEGTAITGNDGPTCALTSPLPKLRVEIADTGCGISSSDQERIFDRFFRVENAVHTEVGTGLGLSIVRGILEKHGALVQMVSEPEIGTTFWFELPLAEADKDELQLQAERRSRNAIAETVEL; translated from the coding sequence ATGAGCAGCAGCAGCGGAGCAGCGATCGCTGATTGGGCACTTCCCCCCAATGGCAAACCGCCAGGGGAAGACCAGAACCTCTGGGACCGCATCACCGCCTGGTGGGCGGAATTCACTCTTCAGACCAAGCTGCTGGCGATTGCCACGCTTGTGGTGAGCTTGATGATGACGGGTATCACCTTCTTCGCACTGAACGGGATTCAGCGCGATGCCGTGATGAACGACACCCGCTACGCCAGGGATCTGGGCTTGCTACTAGCCGGCAACGTCACCGAGCTTGTGGCGCAGGGCCAGGACCGTGAGCTGGCCAACGTCGCCGAAAAGTTCTGGCGCTCCAGCCGCAGCGTCCGCTACATCTTTTTCGCCGATCCCGAAGGCGTTGTTTACCTAGGAATACCCATCAGCGCAACCCCCAGCAGTGGCGATGGCGAGCTCCGTCTCAACCGACGGTTGGAACTGCCCGATGAGCTGCGTCGACGCCCCCAGAACCCCCTGGTGCGACAACATCTCACGCCCCAGGGTGCCGTCACCGATGTGTTCGTCCCCCTGATCCGGGGGGGGCATTACTACGGCGTTCTCGGCCTCGGGGTGAACCCGAACGAAACCGCCCTGGCCAGTGCCGCCCTCACCCGGGAGGTGACCGTGGCGGTGTTCATCTCAATATGGGTGTTGGTGATCCTGGGAGCGGTGTTCAATGCCCTCACCATCACCCGACCGGTGAAGGAACTGCTGCGGGGGGTGCGCTCCGTCGCCTCCGGCAACTTCGGTGCCCGGGTTGACCTGCCGGTGGGAGGAGAACTGGGGGAATTGCTCACCGGCTTCAACGCCATGGCCTCCCAGCTCGAGGCCTATGACGAAGCCAACATCGAAGAGCTCACGGCCGCGCAAGTGAAGCAGCAATCGTTGATCGCCACTATGGCCGATGGCGCCATGCTGCTCGATGCCGACGGCCGCATCGTGCTGGCCAATCCAACGGCGCGGCGCCTGTTCCGCTGGGAAGGGCGCAGCCTGGAAAGCAAGGAGCTAGTTGGGGAACTGCCCGAACTGTTGGCGATCGAGCTGCACAGCCCACTCGATGCCCTGCTCGGTGGCGGCTCAGATAGTGAAGACCTTCGCTGCAGCGTGGGGGAACCAGCCCGCACCCTGCGCATTGTTCTGCAGGCTGTGCGTGATGCCAGTGGTGAAACCCTCAAAGGCATCGCCGTCACCATCCAGGACCTCACTCGCGAGGTGGAGCTGAATGCAGCCCAGAGCCGTTTCATCAGCAATGTCTCCCATGAACTGCGCACACCGCTGTTCAACATCAAGAGCTATGTAGAAACCCTGCACGACCTCGGCGACCAGCTCAGCCCCGATGAGCAGAAAGAGTTTCTTGGGGTTGCCAACGATGAAACCGATCGGCTCACCCGGCTGGTGAACGATGTGCTGGATCTTTCCAGGCTGGAGTCGGGTCGAACCCTGCAGTTCGAACCGATCAGCATGCGACCAGCGATGGAGCAGACCCTGCGCACTTACCGGCTGAATGCGGAGGATCGCCAGGTGGAACTGGTTCTCGATGCTCCCGAGGATCTGCCTGAAGTGTTGGGCAACTGGGACCTTCTGCTCCAGGTGCTCGACAACCTGATTGGCAATGCCCTCAAGTTCAGCCGACCCGGTGGCCCCCTGGCGCTGCGGGCCTATCCCTGGCCCGACACCTGTTCAGTAGAGGGGACAGCGATCACTGGAAATGACGGACCCACCTGCGCCCTGACCTCACCGCTGCCCAAGCTGAGGGTGGAGATCGCAGACACGGGCTGCGGCATCAGTAGCTCCGATCAGGAACGAATCTTCGATCGTTTCTTCCGAGTGGAAAATGCCGTTCACACGGAAGTGGGCACCGGACTGGGTCTCTCGATCGTGAGGGGCATCCTCGAGAAGCACGGTGCTCTAGTGCAAATGGTGAGCGAGCCTGAGATCGGCACCACCTTCTGGTTTGAGCTTCCGCTAGCAGAAGCCGACAAGGATGAGCTGCAACTGCAGGCGGAACGACGAAGCCGCAATGCCATCGCCGAGACCGTCGAGCTCTAG
- the kaiC gene encoding circadian clock protein KaiC, producing MQFPPTSGQPQMQVQKLPTGIEGFDDVCQGGLPIGRSTLISGTSGTGKTVFSLHFLHNGIKDFDEPGIFVTFEESPLDILRNAASFGWNLQEMVEQDKLFILDASPDPDGQDVAGSFDLSGLIERINYAIRKYKAKRVAIDSITAVFQQYDAVFVVRREIFRLIARLKEIGVTTVMTTERIDEYGPIARYGVEEFVSDNVVILRNVLEGERRRRTVEILKLRGTTHMKGEFPFTMGTHGISIFPLGAMRLTQRSSNVRVSSGVPRLDDMCGGGFFKDSIILATGATGTGKTMLVSKFIEDACRNKERAILFAYEESRAQLLRNGTSWGIDFEQMEQDGLLKIICAYPESTGLEDHLQIIKTEISQFKPSRMAIDSLSALARGVSHNAFRQFVIGVTGYAKQEEIAGFFTNTSEEFMGSHSITDSHISTITDTILLLQYVEIRGEMARALNVFKMRGSWHDKGIREFVITGNGPQIKDSFSNFERIISGVPHRVTTDERSELSRIARGVSTED from the coding sequence ATGCAGTTCCCTCCGACCAGCGGTCAGCCTCAGATGCAGGTTCAAAAGCTCCCGACGGGGATCGAGGGCTTTGATGATGTGTGCCAGGGCGGCCTACCGATCGGTCGCAGCACGCTGATCAGCGGCACGTCCGGCACCGGAAAGACAGTGTTCTCTCTCCACTTCCTTCACAACGGCATCAAAGATTTCGACGAACCAGGGATCTTCGTCACCTTCGAGGAATCGCCCCTAGACATCCTGCGCAATGCCGCCAGTTTCGGTTGGAACCTGCAGGAGATGGTCGAGCAGGACAAGCTATTCATTCTTGATGCCTCGCCAGACCCCGACGGCCAGGACGTGGCTGGCAGCTTTGATTTATCGGGTCTGATCGAACGAATAAATTATGCCATCCGCAAGTACAAGGCCAAGCGCGTCGCCATTGATTCGATTACTGCGGTGTTCCAGCAATACGACGCAGTCTTTGTGGTGCGTCGTGAAATTTTTCGCTTGATCGCCCGGCTTAAGGAAATTGGCGTCACCACAGTGATGACCACCGAGCGCATCGACGAGTACGGCCCGATTGCCCGTTACGGCGTTGAAGAATTTGTTTCCGACAACGTGGTGATCCTTCGCAACGTGCTCGAGGGAGAGCGGCGTCGACGCACTGTTGAAATTCTCAAGCTGCGGGGCACCACCCACATGAAGGGCGAGTTCCCTTTCACCATGGGGACACACGGCATCAGCATCTTCCCGCTGGGGGCCATGCGCCTCACCCAGCGGTCGTCCAACGTGCGGGTCAGCTCTGGTGTGCCCCGTCTGGACGACATGTGTGGCGGTGGTTTCTTCAAGGATTCGATCATCCTCGCCACCGGAGCCACAGGAACGGGCAAGACGATGCTCGTCTCCAAATTCATCGAAGACGCCTGCCGCAACAAGGAACGAGCGATCCTGTTTGCCTATGAGGAATCGCGCGCCCAGCTGCTGCGCAACGGCACCAGCTGGGGCATCGACTTCGAGCAGATGGAGCAGGACGGTCTGCTCAAGATCATCTGCGCTTACCCCGAATCAACGGGCCTTGAAGATCACCTGCAGATCATCAAGACGGAGATCAGCCAATTCAAGCCATCGCGGATGGCGATCGACTCCCTCTCTGCCCTGGCTCGTGGTGTGAGCCACAACGCCTTCCGTCAGTTCGTGATCGGGGTGACCGGTTACGCCAAGCAGGAGGAGATCGCTGGTTTCTTCACGAACACCTCCGAGGAGTTCATGGGCAGCCACTCGATCACCGACTCTCATATCTCCACCATCACCGACACGATCCTGCTGCTGCAGTACGTGGAGATCCGCGGGGAGATGGCCCGGGCCTTGAACGTGTTCAAAATGCGTGGCTCATGGCATGACAAGGGCATCCGCGAATTTGTGATCACGGGCAATGGTCCGCAGATCAAGGATTCCTTCTCCAACTTTGAGCGGATCATTTCCGGTGTGCCCCATCGGGTGACCACCGATGAGCGCAGCGAGTTGTCGCGAATTGCCCGTGGTGTGTCGACCGAGGACTGA
- the kaiB gene encoding circadian clock protein KaiB — protein MSPRKTYILKLYVAGNTPNSMRALKTLRNILETEFRGVYALKVIDVLKNPQLAEEDKILATPTLSKILPPPVRRIIGDLSDRERVLIGLDLLYDELSDTALNSSLIDAVDEETDTTITSDP, from the coding sequence ATGAGCCCACGCAAGACCTACATACTCAAGCTCTACGTGGCGGGCAACACGCCCAACTCGATGCGGGCGCTGAAAACCTTGCGCAACATCCTTGAAACCGAATTCCGGGGCGTCTATGCCTTGAAAGTGATTGATGTGTTGAAAAATCCGCAACTGGCGGAGGAGGACAAAATTCTGGCAACGCCAACGTTGTCCAAGATTCTTCCCCCGCCGGTGCGCCGCATCATTGGTGATCTCTCGGATCGGGAACGGGTTTTGATCGGTCTCGATCTTCTCTACGACGAGCTTTCCGACACGGCTCTCAACTCGAGTTTGATCGACGCTGTCGATGAGGAGACCGACACGACTATCACTTCGGATCCTTAA
- a CDS encoding circadian clock protein KaiA — MARPALTVALMLASPALVEACRPWLPANRYESVVLTVDPEETLAAVLGPRKDDFDAVVLEQSLLDAEAKEQLLAAGLLFPAVIVGDLKGQVDYHPEELHLPEDQLAQLGYNVDAAISRFLRQSRVDGRQDDSSSSPRAVSNLSDRLQERLGYLGVFYKRDPSRFLGSLPPEERRDLLLSLQRTYRNLLASYFSDPAAANQALESFVNTAFFSDLPITRTVEIHVDLIDEFWKQLSLEGHKHDFLQDYRLALLDVMAHLCEMYRRSIPPDLPLSGTASSRVRRSMDQLDASEESS; from the coding sequence ATGGCCAGGCCGGCCCTCACTGTTGCTCTCATGCTTGCTAGCCCAGCTTTGGTGGAGGCCTGCCGCCCATGGCTGCCGGCCAATCGTTATGAGTCTGTTGTTCTGACTGTTGATCCTGAAGAGACCCTGGCGGCTGTTCTCGGCCCCAGGAAGGATGATTTTGACGCTGTGGTGCTCGAGCAGAGCCTGCTCGATGCTGAGGCCAAGGAACAATTACTGGCGGCGGGTCTGCTCTTCCCCGCCGTAATCGTTGGGGATCTGAAGGGGCAGGTGGATTACCACCCCGAGGAGTTGCATCTGCCCGAGGACCAGCTGGCCCAGCTGGGATACAACGTTGACGCTGCCATTTCGCGTTTTCTGCGCCAGAGTCGGGTCGATGGACGGCAGGACGACAGCAGCTCTTCCCCCCGTGCCGTCAGCAACCTCTCCGATCGCCTGCAGGAGCGACTTGGTTACCTCGGGGTCTTCTATAAGCGAGATCCATCCCGCTTCCTGGGCAGCTTGCCCCCCGAGGAACGACGGGATCTGCTGCTGTCACTCCAACGCACCTATCGGAACCTGCTGGCGAGTTATTTCAGCGATCCGGCCGCGGCCAATCAGGCCTTGGAAAGCTTTGTGAACACCGCTTTTTTCAGTGATCTGCCGATTACCCGCACCGTTGAGATCCACGTGGATCTGATCGATGAATTCTGGAAACAACTGAGTTTGGAGGGTCACAAACATGACTTTCTTCAGGATTACCGCCTTGCGCTTCTCGACGTGATGGCCCATCTGTGTGAGATGTACCGGCGTTCCATTCCGCCGGACCTTCCTCTATCGGGCACGGCCTCCAGCCGTGTACGTCGCTCGATGGATCAGCTCGATGCCTCGGAGGAGTCGTCATGA
- the rplU gene encoding 50S ribosomal protein L21 yields MADTKPAEEQSGTYAIVEASGTQIWLQPNRYYDIDRLQAEVDDTIKLENVLLVKDGKGTTLGQPYVKDATVSLKVMAHRRGPKVIVYKMRAKKKTRRKNGHRQELTRVMVESISVGGKAIS; encoded by the coding sequence ATGGCCGACACCAAACCAGCCGAGGAACAGAGCGGGACCTACGCCATCGTTGAGGCGTCGGGCACCCAGATCTGGCTGCAGCCCAACCGCTACTACGACATCGATCGGCTTCAGGCCGAGGTGGACGACACCATCAAGCTTGAAAACGTGCTCCTGGTAAAGGACGGCAAGGGCACCACCCTCGGCCAGCCTTACGTCAAAGATGCCACCGTGTCACTCAAGGTGATGGCCCATCGCCGCGGTCCCAAGGTGATCGTTTACAAGATGCGCGCAAAAAAGAAAACCCGCCGCAAGAATGGTCACCGGCAGGAACTCACCCGGGTGATGGTTGAGTCCATCTCCGTGGGCGGCAAGGCCATCAGCTGA
- the rpmA gene encoding 50S ribosomal protein L27: protein MAHKKGTGSTRNGRDSNAKRLGVKAYGGETVTAGSILIRQRGTSVLPGVNVGKGKDDTLFALTDGIVKFESIRRGLRNRKRINITAAV, encoded by the coding sequence ATGGCACATAAAAAAGGCACAGGCTCAACCCGTAACGGCCGCGACTCGAACGCCAAACGCCTGGGCGTGAAGGCCTACGGCGGCGAAACCGTCACCGCCGGATCCATCCTTATCCGCCAGCGCGGCACCTCCGTTCTGCCCGGCGTCAATGTCGGCAAAGGCAAGGACGACACCCTGTTTGCTCTGACCGATGGGATCGTGAAGTTTGAATCGATCCGCCGCGGCCTACGCAACCGCAAGCGCATCAACATCACTGCAGCGGTCTGA